One segment of Choloepus didactylus isolate mChoDid1 chromosome 15, mChoDid1.pri, whole genome shotgun sequence DNA contains the following:
- the LOC119509971 gene encoding olfactory receptor 49-like, producing the protein MVSAVNVTTVQEFILEGFPAVRSLGTVLFLVHLLAYLASITGNTLIITATWADRRLQTPMYFFLSSFSFLECCFITTVIPKLLAIFLSGSQKISFAACFTQAFLFLFVGASGFFLLAILSLDRYLAICKPLHYSNIMNPRICVLLVTACLVLGFLLMVVPVGMLSQLSFCGPHVIPHFFCDFGPLTNLSCSDTSCIEMLAFSLALLILLTSLISTVIAYSNIVVSILHLPTAKERQRAFSTCSSHLIVFSLMYSSYAFIYVKPKQTGRLDSNREAALMNTVVTPVLNPIIYSLRNKQVHRALKEVLSSVKLQK; encoded by the coding sequence ATGGTGTCTGCAGTGAATGTGACGACCGTCCAGGAGTTCATCCTGGAGGGGTTTCCCGCTGTCCGGTCCCTGGGCACAGTCCTCTTTCTGGTGCACCTGCTGGCCTACCTGGCGTCCATCACAGGAAACACACTCATCATCACGGCCACCTGGGCAGACCGTCGCCTTCAGACAcctatgtactttttcctcagcaGTTTTTCCTTCCTTGAATGCTGTTTTATAACCACTGTTATTCCTAAATTGCTGGCCATCTTTCTTTCAGGTAGTCAAAAAATTTCCTTTGCTGCTTGCTTCACACaagcctttctctttctttttgtggGGGCATCTGGTTTCTTCCTTTTGGCTATATTATCTCTGGATCGATATCTGGCCATTTGCAAACCCCTCCATTACTCCAACATCATGAACCCAAGGATCTGTGTTCTCTTGGTCACTGCCTGCTTGGTTTTGGGGTTCCTTCTCATGGTGGTTCCGGTTGGAATGCTCTCTCAGTTATCCTTCTGTGGCCCCCATGTCATCCCTCACTTCTTCTGTGATTTTGGGCCCTTGACTAATCTCTCCTGCTCTGATACCAGTTGCATTGAAATGTTGGCCTTCAGCCTTGCTTTGCTCATCCTTCTGACATCCCTCATCTCAACGGTCATTGCATACAGCAACATAGTAGTCTCAATTTTGCATCTCCCAACAGCCAAGGAGCGACAGAGAGCTTTCTCCACCTGCTCTTCTCACCTCATTGTCTTCTCTCTCATGTACAGCAGCTATGCTTTTATTTATGTGAAACCAAAGCAAACAGGCAGGCTGGACTCCAACAGAGAGGCTGCCCTCATGAACACTGTGGTGACCCCAGTGCTGAACCCCATCATTTACAGTCTGAGGAACAAGCAGGTCCATCGGGCACTGAAGGAAGTTCTGTCCAGTGTGAAACTGCAGAAATAG